One Cryobacterium psychrophilum DNA segment encodes these proteins:
- the pyrE gene encoding orotate phosphoribosyltransferase has protein sequence MKDTRQKLIDFISAEAVFHGEFVLTSGKTATYYVDLRRVSLDHRVAPLIGQVMLDLIKDIPDVSAVGGMTMGADPVAAAVLHQGAARGESYDAFVVRKEPKDHGRGRQVEGPDLAGKRVIVLEDTSTTGGSPLAAVEALLKVGAIIAGVAVVVDRNTGAREIIEAAGYPYYAAISLEDLGLN, from the coding sequence GTGAAGGATACGCGGCAGAAACTCATCGATTTCATCTCGGCCGAGGCCGTTTTTCACGGAGAATTCGTTCTCACGAGCGGCAAGACGGCGACGTACTACGTCGACCTGCGCCGCGTGAGCCTCGATCATCGCGTGGCACCGCTCATCGGCCAGGTGATGCTCGACCTCATCAAGGACATTCCCGACGTCTCCGCCGTCGGCGGCATGACCATGGGCGCCGACCCCGTTGCCGCTGCCGTTCTGCACCAGGGTGCGGCCCGAGGCGAAAGCTACGACGCCTTCGTCGTGCGCAAGGAGCCGAAAGACCACGGCCGTGGTCGTCAGGTCGAAGGACCGGACCTCGCCGGCAAACGTGTCATCGTGCTGGAAGACACCTCGACCACCGGCGGATCGCCGCTCGCGGCTGTTGAGGCGTTGCTCAAGGTGGGCGCGATCATCGCCGGCGTCGCCGTGGTTGTCGATCGCAACACGGGGGCGCGCGAGATCATTGAGGCCGCCGGCTACCCCTACTACGCGGCCATCTCCCTTGAGGACCTGGGTCTGAACTAG
- a CDS encoding LysR family transcriptional regulator yields the protein MDVQRLELLRELAERRTVTAVARATHRTPSAVSQQLKVLEREAGLPLTERSGRGLVLTSAGRALARSASDVAVALARANALWDEFRNLATGEVSVVTFPTAGQMLLPGAIADLAATPGLVVTCTDLDPELSDFPALTAEFDIVLAHTMRGQPSWGGRGLTVVPLMTEPLDVGLPVGHRLAGRASVSAGDVASEPWIGVPGGYPFERILHEIEQQSGERLTVTQRFADLRLIESFITAGLGIALLPRYTSAGDQPGRLVLKPLRGVDAERQIVALMRPDRAERLAVRTVVDVLREQAAQVQSQHAHRQ from the coding sequence ATGGACGTACAGCGACTCGAACTTCTCAGGGAACTCGCCGAACGGCGCACCGTGACCGCGGTGGCGCGGGCAACACATCGCACCCCCTCCGCGGTCTCCCAACAGCTCAAGGTGCTCGAACGAGAGGCCGGCCTGCCGCTCACCGAGCGCAGCGGCCGCGGCCTCGTGCTCACCTCGGCCGGACGCGCCCTCGCGCGGAGCGCGAGCGACGTGGCCGTGGCTCTCGCGCGGGCGAATGCCCTCTGGGACGAGTTCCGCAACCTGGCCACCGGCGAGGTGAGCGTCGTCACGTTTCCGACCGCCGGGCAGATGCTGCTCCCCGGCGCCATTGCCGACCTCGCCGCCACGCCGGGACTCGTCGTCACGTGCACCGACCTCGATCCGGAGCTGAGCGACTTTCCCGCCCTCACCGCCGAATTCGACATCGTGCTCGCGCACACCATGCGCGGCCAGCCCTCCTGGGGTGGGCGAGGACTCACCGTGGTGCCGCTCATGACCGAACCGCTCGACGTGGGGCTGCCGGTGGGGCACCGGCTGGCCGGGCGGGCATCCGTGTCCGCCGGTGATGTGGCGAGCGAACCGTGGATCGGTGTACCAGGGGGCTACCCCTTCGAGCGCATTCTGCATGAGATCGAGCAGCAGTCCGGCGAACGGCTCACGGTGACGCAGCGCTTCGCGGACCTGCGGCTGATCGAGTCCTTCATCACCGCGGGGCTCGGCATCGCCCTGCTGCCCCGCTACACGTCGGCTGGGGACCAGCCCGGCCGGCTCGTGCTCAAGCCACTGCGCGGAGTGGATGCCGAACGGCAGATCGTGGCGCTCATGCGCCCCGATCGCGCCGAGCGCCTCGCCGTGCGCACTGTCGTGGACGTCCTGCGCGAGCAGGCCGCGCAGGTACAGTCGCAGCACGCCCACAGGCAGTAG
- a CDS encoding CoA-acylating methylmalonate-semialdehyde dehydrogenase, with amino-acid sequence MTDTVVTTAVPLLAHWVDGAPFAGSSTRTSPVYNPATGLVTKNLALATAADLDAAVAVAQAAFPLWRDTSQARRQSIMYNFRELLNARKGDLADILTAEHGKVTADALGEIIRGLEVVEFALGMPHLSKGDYSENVSTGVDVYTLRQPLGVVGIISPFNFPAMVPLWYFPIAIAAGNTVVLKPSEKDPSAANWLAELFTEAGLPAGVFNVVHGDKEAVDALLVNPDVQAISFVGSTPIARYIYETAAKAGKRVQALGGAKNHMLVLPDADLDLTADAAVNAGFGSAGERCMAISVIVAVEPVADELINKITERMKGLKVGDGTRGCDMGPLITKVHRDKVASYIDVATADGATVVVDGRGIEVDGAADGFWLGPTLFDNVSVDSAVYIDEIFGPVLSIVRVATYTEGLDLINASPYGNGTAIFTNDGGAARRFQNEVQVGMVGINVPIPVPVAYHSFGGWKNSLFGDAKAYGPAGVNFFTREKAVTSRWLDPSHGGINLGFPQNE; translated from the coding sequence ATGACTGACACCGTCGTCACCACCGCAGTACCGCTCCTCGCCCACTGGGTCGATGGCGCGCCCTTCGCTGGCAGCTCCACCCGCACATCCCCGGTGTACAACCCCGCCACTGGCCTGGTCACCAAGAACCTCGCCCTGGCCACCGCGGCCGACCTCGACGCTGCTGTCGCGGTCGCCCAGGCGGCGTTCCCGTTGTGGCGCGATACCAGCCAGGCCAGGCGCCAAAGCATCATGTACAACTTTCGCGAGCTGCTCAACGCACGCAAGGGCGACCTGGCCGACATCCTCACCGCTGAACACGGCAAGGTGACCGCCGACGCCCTCGGGGAGATCATCCGTGGGCTCGAGGTCGTCGAATTCGCGCTCGGTATGCCGCACCTCTCCAAGGGTGACTACTCGGAGAACGTCTCGACCGGCGTCGACGTCTACACCCTGCGCCAGCCGCTCGGTGTTGTCGGCATCATCAGCCCGTTCAACTTTCCGGCCATGGTGCCGCTGTGGTACTTCCCGATCGCGATTGCGGCCGGGAACACCGTCGTGCTCAAGCCGAGCGAGAAGGACCCCTCGGCCGCCAACTGGCTCGCCGAGCTGTTCACGGAGGCCGGACTCCCGGCCGGCGTGTTCAACGTCGTGCACGGCGACAAGGAAGCCGTTGACGCCCTGCTCGTCAACCCCGACGTGCAGGCGATCTCGTTCGTCGGTTCGACCCCCATCGCCCGCTACATCTACGAAACCGCGGCGAAGGCCGGCAAGCGGGTGCAGGCCCTCGGCGGGGCCAAGAACCACATGCTCGTGCTGCCCGACGCCGACCTCGACCTCACAGCGGATGCCGCGGTCAACGCCGGATTCGGATCTGCTGGCGAGCGGTGCATGGCCATCAGCGTGATCGTCGCGGTCGAACCCGTCGCCGATGAACTCATCAATAAGATCACCGAGCGGATGAAGGGACTGAAGGTCGGCGACGGCACCCGCGGCTGCGACATGGGTCCGCTCATCACGAAGGTGCACCGCGACAAGGTCGCGAGCTACATCGACGTGGCCACGGCCGACGGGGCCACGGTCGTCGTTGACGGTCGCGGCATCGAGGTCGACGGCGCCGCCGACGGTTTCTGGCTGGGGCCGACCCTGTTCGACAACGTCAGTGTCGACTCGGCCGTTTACATCGATGAGATCTTCGGCCCGGTGCTCTCCATCGTGCGCGTGGCCACGTACACCGAGGGCCTCGATCTCATCAATGCGAGCCCGTACGGCAACGGCACGGCGATCTTCACCAACGACGGTGGGGCCGCCCGCCGGTTCCAGAACGAGGTGCAGGTGGGCATGGTCGGCATCAACGTACCGATCCCCGTTCCGGTGGCGTACCACTCCTTCGGCGGCTGGAAGAACTCCCTGTTCGGCGACGCGAAGGCGTACGGTCCCGCCGGGGTCAACTTCTTCACCCGCGAGAAGGCCGTGACGAGTCGGTGGCTCGACCCGAGCCACGGAGGCATCAACCTCGGGTTCCCGCAGAACGAGTAG